The following are encoded together in the Chlorocebus sabaeus isolate Y175 chromosome 20, mChlSab1.0.hap1, whole genome shotgun sequence genome:
- the SLAMF8 gene encoding SLAM family member 8 isoform X4 produces MAMRPLWSLLLWEEELLATFFRGSLETLYHSRFLGRAQLHSNLSLELGPLESGDSGNFSVLMVDTRGQTWTQTLQLKVYDAVPRPVVQVFIAVGGDAQPPKTCQVFLSCWAPNISEITYSWRRETTMDFGMEPHSLFTDGQVLSVSLGPGDRGVAYSCIVSNPVSWDLATVTPWDSCHHEAAPGKASYKDVLLVAVPVSLLLMLVTLFSAWHWGPCSVPRQSLHLGQRISTPGLWIHITTPPLDCSQILPAWPAQTFPAGNLALSKSHPFPTCTSFLSPSPKIT; encoded by the exons ATGGCCATGAGGCCCCTGTGGAGTCTGCTTCTCTGGGAAG AGGAGCTCCTGGCCACATTTTTCCGAGGCTCCCTGGAGACTCTGTACCACTCCCGCTTCCTGGGCCGAGCCCAGCTACACAGCAACCTCAGCCTGGAGCTCGGGCCACTGGAGTCTGGAGACAGCGGCAACTTCTCCGTGTTGATGGTGGACACAAGGGGCCAGACCTGGACCCAGACCCTCCAGCTAAAAGTGTACG ATGCAGTGCCCAGGCCCGTGGTACAAGTGTTCATTGCTGTAGGAGGGGATGCTCAGCCCCCCAAAACCTGCCAGGTTTTCTTGTCCTGTTGGGCCCCCAACATCAGTGAAATAACCTATAGCTGGCGACGGGAGACAACCATGGACTTTGGTATGGAACCACACAGCCTCTTCACAGACGGACAGGTGCTGAGCGTATCCCTGGGACCGGGAGACAGAGGTGTGGCCTATTCCTGCATTGTCTCCAACCCTGTCAGCTGGGACTTGGCCACAGTCACGCCCTGGGACAGCTGCCATCATGAAGCAG CACCAGGGAAGGCCTCCTACAAAGATGTGCTGCTGGTGGCGGTACCTGTCTCGCTGCTCCTGATGCTGGTTACTCTCTTCTCTGCCTGGCACTGGGGCCCCTGCTCAG TTCCCAGGCAATCACTTCACCTTGGACAAAGGATCAGCACACCTGGCCTCTGGATCCACATCACCACTCCTCCACTTGATTGTTCCCAGATCCTCCCTGCCTGGCCTGCTCAGACGTTCCCTGCTGGTAATCTGGCTTTATCAAAATCTCATCCTTTTCCCACATGTACTTCTTTCCTATCACCTTCCCCCAAGATTACCTGA
- the SLAMF8 gene encoding SLAM family member 8 isoform X2: MAMRPLWSLLLWEVTGAQVLSKVGGSVLLVAARPPGFQVREAIWRCLWPSEELLATFFRGSLETLYHSRFLGRAQLHSNLSLELGPLESGDSGNFSVLMVDTRGQTWTQTLQLKVYDAVPRPVVQVFIAVGGDAQPPKTCQVFLSCWAPNISEITYSWRRETTMDFGMEPHSLFTDGQVLSVSLGPGDRGVAYSCIVSNPVSWDLATVTPWDSCHHEAAPGKASYKDVLLVAVPVSLLLMLVTLFSAWHWGPCSVPRQSLHLGQRISTPGLWIHITTPPLDCSQILPAWPAQTFPAGNLALSKSHPFPTCTSFLSPSPKIT, from the exons ATGGCCATGAGGCCCCTGTGGAGTCTGCTTCTCTGGGAAG TTACTGGTGCCCAAGTGCTGAGCAAAGTCGGGGGCTCGGTGCTGCTGGTGGCAGCACGCCCTCCCGGCTTCCAAGTCCGTGAGGCTATCTGGCGATGTCTCTGGCCTTCAGAGGAGCTCCTGGCCACATTTTTCCGAGGCTCCCTGGAGACTCTGTACCACTCCCGCTTCCTGGGCCGAGCCCAGCTACACAGCAACCTCAGCCTGGAGCTCGGGCCACTGGAGTCTGGAGACAGCGGCAACTTCTCCGTGTTGATGGTGGACACAAGGGGCCAGACCTGGACCCAGACCCTCCAGCTAAAAGTGTACG ATGCAGTGCCCAGGCCCGTGGTACAAGTGTTCATTGCTGTAGGAGGGGATGCTCAGCCCCCCAAAACCTGCCAGGTTTTCTTGTCCTGTTGGGCCCCCAACATCAGTGAAATAACCTATAGCTGGCGACGGGAGACAACCATGGACTTTGGTATGGAACCACACAGCCTCTTCACAGACGGACAGGTGCTGAGCGTATCCCTGGGACCGGGAGACAGAGGTGTGGCCTATTCCTGCATTGTCTCCAACCCTGTCAGCTGGGACTTGGCCACAGTCACGCCCTGGGACAGCTGCCATCATGAAGCAG CACCAGGGAAGGCCTCCTACAAAGATGTGCTGCTGGTGGCGGTACCTGTCTCGCTGCTCCTGATGCTGGTTACTCTCTTCTCTGCCTGGCACTGGGGCCCCTGCTCAG TTCCCAGGCAATCACTTCACCTTGGACAAAGGATCAGCACACCTGGCCTCTGGATCCACATCACCACTCCTCCACTTGATTGTTCCCAGATCCTCCCTGCCTGGCCTGCTCAGACGTTCCCTGCTGGTAATCTGGCTTTATCAAAATCTCATCCTTTTCCCACATGTACTTCTTTCCTATCACCTTCCCCCAAGATTACCTGA
- the SLAMF8 gene encoding SLAM family member 8 isoform X1, whose product MAMRPLWSLLLWEALLPITVTGAQVLSKVGGSVLLVAARPPGFQVREAIWRCLWPSEELLATFFRGSLETLYHSRFLGRAQLHSNLSLELGPLESGDSGNFSVLMVDTRGQTWTQTLQLKVYDAVPRPVVQVFIAVGGDAQPPKTCQVFLSCWAPNISEITYSWRRETTMDFGMEPHSLFTDGQVLSVSLGPGDRGVAYSCIVSNPVSWDLATVTPWDSCHHEAAPGKASYKDVLLVAVPVSLLLMLVTLFSAWHWGPCSVPRQSLHLGQRISTPGLWIHITTPPLDCSQILPAWPAQTFPAGNLALSKSHPFPTCTSFLSPSPKIT is encoded by the exons ATGGCCATGAGGCCCCTGTGGAGTCTGCTTCTCTGGGAAG CCCTACTTCCCATTACAGTTACTGGTGCCCAAGTGCTGAGCAAAGTCGGGGGCTCGGTGCTGCTGGTGGCAGCACGCCCTCCCGGCTTCCAAGTCCGTGAGGCTATCTGGCGATGTCTCTGGCCTTCAGAGGAGCTCCTGGCCACATTTTTCCGAGGCTCCCTGGAGACTCTGTACCACTCCCGCTTCCTGGGCCGAGCCCAGCTACACAGCAACCTCAGCCTGGAGCTCGGGCCACTGGAGTCTGGAGACAGCGGCAACTTCTCCGTGTTGATGGTGGACACAAGGGGCCAGACCTGGACCCAGACCCTCCAGCTAAAAGTGTACG ATGCAGTGCCCAGGCCCGTGGTACAAGTGTTCATTGCTGTAGGAGGGGATGCTCAGCCCCCCAAAACCTGCCAGGTTTTCTTGTCCTGTTGGGCCCCCAACATCAGTGAAATAACCTATAGCTGGCGACGGGAGACAACCATGGACTTTGGTATGGAACCACACAGCCTCTTCACAGACGGACAGGTGCTGAGCGTATCCCTGGGACCGGGAGACAGAGGTGTGGCCTATTCCTGCATTGTCTCCAACCCTGTCAGCTGGGACTTGGCCACAGTCACGCCCTGGGACAGCTGCCATCATGAAGCAG CACCAGGGAAGGCCTCCTACAAAGATGTGCTGCTGGTGGCGGTACCTGTCTCGCTGCTCCTGATGCTGGTTACTCTCTTCTCTGCCTGGCACTGGGGCCCCTGCTCAG TTCCCAGGCAATCACTTCACCTTGGACAAAGGATCAGCACACCTGGCCTCTGGATCCACATCACCACTCCTCCACTTGATTGTTCCCAGATCCTCCCTGCCTGGCCTGCTCAGACGTTCCCTGCTGGTAATCTGGCTTTATCAAAATCTCATCCTTTTCCCACATGTACTTCTTTCCTATCACCTTCCCCCAAGATTACCTGA
- the SLAMF8 gene encoding SLAM family member 8 isoform X3 — MAMRPLWSLLLWEALLPITVTGAQVLSKVGGSVLLVAARPPGFQVREAIWRCLWPSEELLATFFRGSLETLYHSRFLGRAQLHSNLSLELGPLESGDSGNFSVLMVDTRGQTWTQTLQLKVYDAVPRPVVQVFIAVGGDAQPPKTCQVFLSCWAPNISEITYSWRRETTMDFGMEPHSLFTDGQVLSVSLGPGDRGVAYSCIVSNPVSWDLATVTPWDSCHHEAAPGKASYKDVLLVAVPVSLLLMLVTLFSAWHWGPCSGKKKKDVRADRVGPETENPLVQDLP; from the exons ATGGCCATGAGGCCCCTGTGGAGTCTGCTTCTCTGGGAAG CCCTACTTCCCATTACAGTTACTGGTGCCCAAGTGCTGAGCAAAGTCGGGGGCTCGGTGCTGCTGGTGGCAGCACGCCCTCCCGGCTTCCAAGTCCGTGAGGCTATCTGGCGATGTCTCTGGCCTTCAGAGGAGCTCCTGGCCACATTTTTCCGAGGCTCCCTGGAGACTCTGTACCACTCCCGCTTCCTGGGCCGAGCCCAGCTACACAGCAACCTCAGCCTGGAGCTCGGGCCACTGGAGTCTGGAGACAGCGGCAACTTCTCCGTGTTGATGGTGGACACAAGGGGCCAGACCTGGACCCAGACCCTCCAGCTAAAAGTGTACG ATGCAGTGCCCAGGCCCGTGGTACAAGTGTTCATTGCTGTAGGAGGGGATGCTCAGCCCCCCAAAACCTGCCAGGTTTTCTTGTCCTGTTGGGCCCCCAACATCAGTGAAATAACCTATAGCTGGCGACGGGAGACAACCATGGACTTTGGTATGGAACCACACAGCCTCTTCACAGACGGACAGGTGCTGAGCGTATCCCTGGGACCGGGAGACAGAGGTGTGGCCTATTCCTGCATTGTCTCCAACCCTGTCAGCTGGGACTTGGCCACAGTCACGCCCTGGGACAGCTGCCATCATGAAGCAG CACCAGGGAAGGCCTCCTACAAAGATGTGCTGCTGGTGGCGGTACCTGTCTCGCTGCTCCTGATGCTGGTTACTCTCTTCTCTGCCTGGCACTGGGGCCCCTGCTCAG ggaaaaagaaaaaggatgtcCGTGCTGACAGGGTGGGTCCAGAGACAGAGAACCCCCTTGTGCAGGATCTGCCATAA
- the SLAMF8 gene encoding SLAM family member 8 isoform X5 yields MAMRPLWSLLLWEDAVPRPVVQVFIAVGGDAQPPKTCQVFLSCWAPNISEITYSWRRETTMDFGMEPHSLFTDGQVLSVSLGPGDRGVAYSCIVSNPVSWDLATVTPWDSCHHEAAPGKASYKDVLLVAVPVSLLLMLVTLFSAWHWGPCSGKKKKDVRADRVGPETENPLVQDLP; encoded by the exons ATGGCCATGAGGCCCCTGTGGAGTCTGCTTCTCTGGGAAG ATGCAGTGCCCAGGCCCGTGGTACAAGTGTTCATTGCTGTAGGAGGGGATGCTCAGCCCCCCAAAACCTGCCAGGTTTTCTTGTCCTGTTGGGCCCCCAACATCAGTGAAATAACCTATAGCTGGCGACGGGAGACAACCATGGACTTTGGTATGGAACCACACAGCCTCTTCACAGACGGACAGGTGCTGAGCGTATCCCTGGGACCGGGAGACAGAGGTGTGGCCTATTCCTGCATTGTCTCCAACCCTGTCAGCTGGGACTTGGCCACAGTCACGCCCTGGGACAGCTGCCATCATGAAGCAG CACCAGGGAAGGCCTCCTACAAAGATGTGCTGCTGGTGGCGGTACCTGTCTCGCTGCTCCTGATGCTGGTTACTCTCTTCTCTGCCTGGCACTGGGGCCCCTGCTCAG ggaaaaagaaaaaggatgtcCGTGCTGACAGGGTGGGTCCAGAGACAGAGAACCCCCTTGTGCAGGATCTGCCATAA